TTAAGTTAGTCGAACATCCTACATTTAGGCATTTCTTAACTGTTGCATGCCCGCTATTTGCTATTCCATTAAAAAGAACAATAACGAaagatattttcaatatatatgtgcatgaaAGAGCTAGATTGAAGTCGTTTATTAAAGATTATGCTGAACGGGTTTGTATCACTACAAACACTTGGACATCTATTCAAAAAGTCAATTATATGTGTTTCACTGCTCACTTTATCGATGATGATTGAAACTTGcacaaaagaattttgaacttttgttCAATTATCGAGcataaaagtgaagaaatagGTATGTAGAAAATGCTTGCTTGATTGGGGTGTTGACAGAGTTTTCTGTATGACTGTTGATAATGCGTCTTCCAATTATAGGGCTATAgtttacttgaaaaagaagtttgaaaatttgaggCAAAACATCTTAGGTGGAGATATGTGCACATAAGGTGTATGGCTAATATAGTTAATCTTGTTGTGCAGGATGGTTTAAAGGGTGAGCATGAAACTAGGCAAAATTGCAACATTGGTCCCGTAAGTATAGAGGGGTGGCAAAATTGGGACAGTAACTACAagactggcaattttagtcctgtaagtattgattttttggcaattttggtccttccggccaaaattgccaaaaaacgCGGCGGAGATATTTGGGGCTTAGGGTTCCGACGTCCACGTGCGCAATTTAAACACATAGGAGTTTACGTGGCTAATGACATGGCTAATGATGtggatgaaattgaaattagaGAAAACCAACAATCAGTGCCTCCTCTGGCACCTCCTCTTCCACCCCCGCCGTTGAAGCCACTGCCACCGCCTCCAGCAGCAAAGTTTCAGTTTTTGGTGGAAATATGTTCAACGATTCACTGGAAGAAGAGTGGTACAACAAAAGAAATCGCGATAGGGATAGCTTCGTTGTACAAAGGTTAAAGgtagagaaagaagagagtgTAAAGTAGAGATATTTACAACCGTGCCACTCAGAATTCTTCTCCACCTTCAATAATCTATTAAAAAACAAGCAGCGAAAGCAAGCGATTCCAACAGTCCACCACAGCTCCGCCGCCCCTGCCACCTCCACCGCCCTCGCCACCTCCACCGCCGCCTTCATCAATACTCAattctttattcaaaaatggAAGCAAAAGCCAGCGCTTCAAAAACGTTACCACCACCCACCCCCTGCACCACCTCCTCCCCCAACAACTCCTCCCCGGCTCCGCCATCTCCACACCGGCAAGCCACCAAAACCCACAAAATCGAGGCCACAGTGCCACGAGAACGTGATCATTGCCCCTCCATCGCCGCTGATCCCACTGCCCCCACCTCCCCCTTTTGCCCCATTCAGAATGGCGGAACTCAAATTCGTCGCCCAAGGAGATTTCTTGAGGATCCGCAGTGCACATAGCTCCCGGTGCAGTTCGCTTGAGCTGGAAGACATAGACTTCATGTGAATGAAATCCGACATCGGAGACTCAGCCGGGCCCTCCATTTCTTGCCCAAGCCCAGATGAAAATGTGAAAGCCGACACTTCCATAGCCAGTCTCTTTCCCGCCTAAGCCACATCATTAGCCATGTCATTAGCCACGCAAGCTCCCAGGTGTTTAAGTTGCGCACGTGTACGTCGAAACCCTAAGCCCCAAATCTCTCCGCCAcgttttttggcaattttggtcggaaggaccaaaattgctaaaaaatcaatacttacaggactaaaattgccagtccTGTAGTTATGGTCCCAATTTTGCCACCCCCCTATACTTACGGgatcaattttgcaattttgcccaTGAAACTATCTCTTGTATTAGAGGGGCCATCAActatattagaaaattgaaaaattggaaTCGAAAAAATTGTTATCTCTTGATGTATATACTAGATGGAACTCCACCTATTTGATGTTGGAGACGGCTATAAGCCTTAAGATCGCATTTGATGCTTATGAAGATGTAGATCTTGTCTATAAGACTGATCTTTCGAGGCAACTATTTGATGGGATACTGACTGATTATGATTGGGACAGGGCAAAGGTACTTGTGAAATTTTTAAGGCATTTTTACAGTCTTACTTTGCACATTTCTGGTGCCTTGTATATCACATctaatctaattttttgtgaaatatgtAAGTTGACTTGCTTCTCAGATATTGGTTAAGTAGTAATGACGTTGAATAAATGAGATGGCaagaaagatgaaagaaaagcatgacaaatattggggatcaattgaaaagatgaatatgattttatattatgcCGTGATCCTTGGTCCGCGTCATAAGTTGGAGTTCAGAATTTAGCTTTGATAAAATGCATGGTGGTATCGAAAAAAGCAATGTGATGAAAAAACAAGTGAGAGATGGACTTTATGAGTTGTTTAACGATTATAAGTTGAGATACGATCATACTCTTCAAGGAACGCCAGGAAGCCAGGGATCATCATTTAGTCGtgtttcttcatcatcttcctcTTCAGTAGGGACATCTATGCAATATACTGATTATGAGGCGATTCGTACATTCACCATAGAACAAGAGTTCAATATGTATAAATCAGGTTGAAAAGGGGATGGCGTGAAATCAGAATTAGAGAAATATTTTGGTGAGGATGTTGAAATGCATAGAGACAAATTTGACATACTAAATTGGTGGATAGTAAACACCCAAAGGTTTCCAATTCTTTCCAAAATGGCTCGGGATGTATTGGCAGTTTCAATCTCAACTGTTGCCTCAAAATCTGCATTTAGTACTGGTGGTCGTGTTCTTGACACTTGTAAGAGCTGTTTGTCTCCTAAATAGTGCAAGCACTTATTTGTACTCAAGATTGGATACGGAAAGACTCCAAACCAATTAGCATTGAGGATGATTTGAGTGAACTTGAAGTAGTTGAGAAAggtacttatttatttttttcttatattttgattattgttcaattctatgtattctacttatatgttttacttctctaactattttctattttattgtagAGTTGACTAAGTTGGAGGTTGATTCAACAATTATTGACATTTAATGGTGTAACTGcttcttgtaaatttttgacaAGGTAATAGAATGGTAGAACCTCATTGTGTAATGTTACATTTTTAAGTTGTTTGACTTTCTCTAATAGTTCTTCCACTTTGTAGGTTTAATGCTTGACAGGTCGAGGACTCGAGGATGAAAATGTAATATGAGCTGATTGTTTTTTCAGTTTGTAGGCATTAGGATTTAGGAGGCTTTAGATTTATTGTTGTTACTGAAATGATTTACAAAAACCTCTGATAATTTATGGATGTGATTGaactcttttcttttggatATTTATGTAAAGCTTTAAGTATTTGTGTCCATAAGTTacattttagaattatatgGATTTACTTTAGTGAAtgactttcattttgaaaaattgaccCCTCTACATTTTTTGAAGTTGACAAAACCTGAAATCGACGGCTACCCGATTAGTCGGGTTCGGGTTCATTTTTTCCCAACCCGACATGTCGGGTACCCGACCCAAATTACTCAAACCCGAACAACCCGACCCGACGCCCACTCCTAATCATGACATTAGCAAGCAATTTCTGTTCCTTAAGAGTGCCAAGGATTGTTCTTATATGGAATGGGATTTGGAACAGTCGTCTAGTCCGCCCCAAATCCCGTATTTCTTTTTAGTCGCATGATAATTTTGGTTCTCTAATTTTGGATGTAAGTGTTTCTAGTCCCTTATGATTCAAAATAGTAGTGATTTGGCCCTTAAACCCAATATGTGACCATTTGACATTTTCTGATAAAAGATCAATAGTCTTATCGCATACTCTTTATTAGGCCTAACatgcttttgaaataaaataagcgTCCATAAATATCATACTTTGGTTTGATCGTCTTGACACCGGTTCCAAGCCCTCGAGTTTATGGACTTCTTTCAGTCACACTGCTACAATAGATGGTTAGCGGGTTCTGGGCCCCTTAAGCAACAAATGCAGTTAGACAAAACAAGATCCAATATAGAATACCAGTGAGAAGAGATTGATAGGGTAAATTTCTGAAATGCTACATTCCTTAATATCTgataaaatgaattgattggaaagaactcgaTTTGGCTATGTCATTGTTCTCTCAAGATCTAAAAAAGATCCAAAAgacatttcaaaattatggaCACAGGTTAATCCATATACTTAAGAAAATAGAACTCTTGAACCAAAAGATAGACGAGATTCTCCTTGCTGGTGTTCTACTCAAATCTCGATGGATTATAGACGTCTTATagcatttgtttttgtttgttacTCAATGAGCCAAGTATTTGTAAACCATATATTGCGGTGAGGTGTTGGAAAAAGTTCATAAACTCAATGGCTTGAAATACTTAGTGGTCAGGTAGTTAAACCAATGTATGAAGTTTATCgagatttaatattattttgaaatcataTTGAGTCTGACTA
The window above is part of the Sesamum indicum cultivar Zhongzhi No. 13 linkage group LG2, S_indicum_v1.0, whole genome shotgun sequence genome. Proteins encoded here:
- the LOC105155861 gene encoding glycine-rich protein DOT1-like, whose amino-acid sequence is MEVSAFTFSSGLGQEMEGPAESPMSDFIHMKSMSSSSSELHRELCALRILKKSPWATNLSSAILNGAKGGGGGSGISGDGGAMITFSWHCGLDFVGFGGLPVWRWRSRGGVVGGGGGAGELSIDEGGGGGGEGGGGGRGGGAVVDCWNRLLSLLVF